The Streptomyces sp. NBC_00459 DNA segment AAAGCCAGGGCGTTGCCCGGGCACCTCAGGCACCGCGCGCTCCAGCTCATCGCGCGGTCGAGGGCCACCGATGTAGGTGCCCACCTCTGGCGAGGCGAACAGCTCGATCAGCGCCGCACGGTCCCGGGCCTCGGACTCGCGGAGTACGAGCCGCCCGGTCCTGATCGGGGCAGGTGGCCAGGCGACCGGTCCAAGTTCAACCACGGCGGGCAAACTACCGCGCGCCCGCCGGGCAGGAGCCTCAGCTTGTCTTCTCAGCCTTCTGACCTCTGTGCGCTTGGGTGTGCGGGTGTCTCTTCGGCAGGGCGCGGTATCTGGTCACGCGGAAGGGGAGAGCTGTTCGCGCACCCATCCGGGATCGGGGTTGGTGTGTGGCCGGCCCGCCACGACGACGGTCGGCACGGTCTCGTTGCCGTCGTTGGCCGCTCTCACCGCTGCGGCTCCTGCCGGGTCGCGCCAGATGTCGACCCAGTGCAACTGGCGGGCGCCGCGGCCCAGCCGGATGCGCAGCCGTATGCAGTACTTGCAGCCCGGCCGCCAGAAGACGACCGGTCGGCCGTCGACCGCGCTGCGGCGTTGTGCCTCCTGCGCGCCGATCGACCTCGGGAAGATCAGGGGCGAGTTCACACCGGCGAGCACCAGGAACGCCAGCAGGAGTGCCACGGCTGCGCCGGGGCTCCCCTTGACGATCTGCCCGGTCGCGACGGCTGAGCCGCTGAGCACAAGCAGCATCGGCAGGATCCAAGCGCGCATCATGGTGATGCAGGCTACCGACGAGTCGAGACGCTCCTCGAACCAGGCCGCTCGCCTGGGCGTTCGCCGGACGCTGGGGCGCCCTTCGTCTGAGCATTTGTGCTCCGACCAAGGGTGCAGAACCGGCCGGATTCGAACCGGCGTCCTCGCGATTTTGGAGACCGCGCGCGACGACCTCTGCGCTACGGCTCCGCCCCGTCCGCCATGCTAAGGACTCCCGCTGCTGCCGAGGTAGCACACGTACCCGTTCGCCACTCGGGCCCGATCCGCATACGCGATCTTCCAAGCTCCGAGCCAGTGGCGGCCAGTCGCGCCCCGTAGCCTCAGCCTGTGTCGACGGAACAAAGACCAGCGAGTGCTCTTCGGCTGAACCTTCAGCTGAACTGGGAACTGGTGGGCCATGGTTGGGCAACGTGCCACCTGGACGATGGATCTCAGACGGCATCGGTGACCGCCAGTTACTGCACTGACGCGTTGGCGGACCTCGTAGCAGGCACGGGAGAGTTGTACGGGCAGCATCGCTCAGTCCGGTTCTTCTTCGACGCCGAGCCCCAGGAGCTTCGCTGGGTGCTCCGCACCACGGATGACGCGATCAAGGTGACCATCCACGAGTTCCCCGACATCGACGTCAGCCTCGACCGTCCGGACTCCGACGGCACGGTGATCTGGCAGTCGGCCCATCCGCGTTCGGCGTTGGCGCACGCTGTCTGGAACGCCGCCGACACTGTGCTCAGGGAGCATGGCGAGGCCGGATATCGCGCCAGGTGGGCGATGCATCCGTACCCTGTCGGGCTGGTCCAGGACCTCCGCAGACTGCACGTGCGCGACGACGTCTGCGACCTGCCACACGACCGGCCATGCCCGTAGGCGGTACGCGTGACCGTCTCGGTTTCCGTCTCGTTCAGACCTGTTCGTCGCCATCGCTCAGGCGCCCCAGTTCTCGGCATGTTCCCAAAGACAGTCGGCGAGTTCAGGGCCGCTACGAAAGGCCGATCGTGGCACCGAGTTCTTCCATCACTTCGCGGCGTCGAGCCGAGTCAGTCGGCCAGACGACGGCAGGCGCGACACCTGTCGTGCGCGCCTGCCGCATGGCGGTCTCTCAGCCCTGCGGTGCGACGCGGATACGGTTCCCGTCAGGATCGGCTGCGAGGAAGGTCAGCCCGAACCCCGCGTCGTAAGGCTCGCGCAGGATCGTGACCCCCTTGGAACTCCACTGCTCGAAGGTCGCGTTGAGGACGTCGGGTCCACCGTCGAGTGCCAGGCACACCTCACTGGTGCGCGGGACGTCCGGTGACAGATCCTCCAACTGGCCGGACCACAGACCGAGGTCAGCGCCCGGCCCGAGGTCGAAGGTGATGTATCCCGGAGTCTCGAACGAGGGGCTCATGCCGAGGAGGTCGCCGTAGAAACGAGCTGCGGCGGGAGCGTCGTTCACGTAGATGATGGACACGACGGATGTGGTCATGGTTGTCCTACCTTTCAAGGGTGGTTGCTCTGGTCATTCGTAAGATCGGAGGGCCCAGGGGCTCTGGGTATGGCTGTCATGCGGGAGACCTCTCGATGGCTTAAGGAACTTGGCCGCCCGGAGCCCCGCGACGACTCGACCGCCAATTGGGAGATGCGACTCCGATCGCTGCTGTAGGACAACGTCGGCGAGGTCGTCTGCGGGATTGATCTACGACGAGCTGGCGGAGGGGAACGTGCCCGAGATCTGGGCCGGAGCGGACATCGGCAAGACGCATCACCACTGCGTGGTGATCAACGCGGAGGGCAAGCGCCTGCTGTCCCGCCGAGTCGCGAACGACGAGAGTGAGCTTCTCGCCCTGATCGGCGACGTCCTGGAGATATCCCGGGACGTGCTGTGGGCTGTCGACCTCAACCACGGTGGTGCCGCACTGCTGATCGGCCTGCTGGTCAGCCACGGTCAGCCGGTCGCCTACCTCACCGGCCTGGCGGTCCACCGTGCCTCGGCCGCCTACCGGGGCGAGGGTAAGACGGATGCGAAGGACGCCTTCGTCATCGCCGACCAGGCCCGCGTCCGCCGCGACCTCGGCCTCCTGCGGCCCGGCGACGAGATCGCCGTCGACCTGCGCACCCTGACCACCCGCCGCCTGGACACGGTCTTCGACCGGACTCGGCAGATCAACCGACTCAGGGCCCAACTGCTGGAAATCTTCCCTGCGTTGGAGCGGGCCCTGGAGCTGACGAACCGGGGACCGGTGATGCTGCTGACCGGCTTCCAGACCCCGGCTGCGATCCGTCGGGCGGGAGCGAGCCGGATCGAGACGTGGCTGAAGAACCGCAAGGTCCGCGGCGCCGCTGCACTGGCGAAGACGGCCGTGGAGGCCGCCCGGGCCCAGCAGACCGCGCTGCCCGGCGAGAAGCTGGCCGCCGCCATGGTGGTCCGCCTCGCGAAGGGGGTGATGGCCCTTGATGAGGAGATCGCCGAACTCGACGCCCTGATCGAGGCCCGGTTTCGCGAGCATCCGCACGCCGAGGTGATCCGCAGCCTGCCCGGCATGGGCACGAAACTCGCGGCCGAGTTCATCGCCGCCACCGGTGGCGACATGGACGCCTTCGGCAGCCCTGACCGCCTGGCCGGCTTCGCCGGCCTGGCCCCCAGGCCACGCGACTCCGGCCGCATCAGCGGCAACCTGCGCCGCCCCCGGCGCTACCACCGCGGTCTGCTGCGAACCATGTACCTGTCGGCCATGGTGAGCCTTCAGTGCTGCCCTGTCTCGAAGGCGTTCTACGACCGGAAGCGGAGCGAGGGGAAGGGACACAAGCAGGCCCTGCTGGCTCTCGCACGCCGACGCCTCAACGTCCTGTGGGCGATGATCCGTGACGGAGAGTGCTTTCATGTTTCACCTCCCGTCACGGGAGTGGCTTGACAACACGATTGGGAAGTTCCTTCTCACAGGTGGTAGGTACGCATCCGCCAGCCTGACCGGGATATGCGCCGCATCCTGTCGCAATTCGCTGAGAAAATTGGTGGGTGACCCCAGACCGCTTCTTCACCCTGATGCTGCTCCTCGAATCGCGGGACGCCGTGACCACACAGGAACTCGCCTCAGCGCTCGGGGTGTCCCTTCGAACCATCACCCGGGACCTGAACTGGCTCCGCGACGCCGGTCTGCCGGTGACCGCACACCGGGGCCGCCTCGGAGGCGTGACCATGCTGCCCGGAGCCGGGCTCGACCTCGCGCGACTCACACCGGGCGAGCTCGATCATCTGTCGCTCACCGGGCTGGACGAGAAGCAACGTGCGGAGCTCGACGCATCGGCCGAAAGCCGGCGCGCGCTCTCCAAGATCGCCGCCGCGCAGCCACGACGAGTTCATGAGCTCGTGCCACTCACCGACGTGGTGCACGTGGACAGCCGTCCCTGGCGTCAGGCACGAGCTTCCGGCACGACTCCGGCTTCGCTGATCGGCGCGGTGCGGCGAGGTCGCCGGCTACGGATCGAGTACGACAGCACACGCGAGTCATGCCCACGCGACCTGGTCGTGGATCCCTACGGGCTGCTCGCCAAGGCCGGCGTCTGGTACCTCGTCGCCGACCGTGCCCGAGTGCCACGGATGTACCGACTCGAACGGATCACGACGTGGAAAGAGGTCGACCAGCCACGACGGATCCGCGAGAGCCAGACCCTGGCCACCGTCGCCGCAGCGCTCATTGATCAGTGGGAGCACAACCACGCGATAGAGGTCAGCGCCACCATCGACCGGACCCAGATCGAGCGAGCGCAACGGATCTTCGGCCTACGACTCGTCCGGGACGACCATCAAGAGTCCGCCACCGGCCACAGGGTGACGATCCGCTTCCCGCATCTGGAGGACGTGCGAGCACTACTGCCGTTCGGCAGCACCATCACCGTGCACGGCCCCACCGAAGCCAGGGCGCACCTCCGCGACCTCGCCACCGCTCTTGCCCACCACTATGCGCCGTCACCAACCTCCTGACCCGCAGCAACTAGCCCTTGGCCGCGAGCAGTTGCAGCTCCCGGAACTGCCGCTTGTCGGTGGGCTTCGGCTCGCACAGCACCCGGGCGATCTCGCGTACGCCGACATCACGCAGCAGCCCCGCCAGGCAGTCGGGCGACCAGCGATAGGCAGTCATCACCGAGTGGTCGAAGGACTGCGTGGGAATCGCGGCGTCGTCGGTGGCGAAGCAGCTGATCAGCAGGTGACCGCCCGGGGCCAGGACCCGGGCGAACTCCGCGACCACGGTGGGGAGGTCCTGCGGTGGGACGTGGATGATCGAGGATCGCGAAAGCACCCCGCCCAGCGCACCGTCCGCGATGTCGAGTGCCGTCATCGAGCCCACCTCGAACCGCAGCTCCGGGTTGGCCCCCCGGGCCAGCCCGATCATCGCGGGCGACGCGTCGACACCGAAGGCACGCAGTCCCAACCCCCTTAGGTGAGCGGTGATATGCCCCGGACCGCAGCCCAGATCCGCGACCTCGCCTTCACCACCGGCGCGCACCGACTCGGCGAACGCGGCGAGCAGCGCACGCTCCAGCGGCCTGTCGCGCAGAGTGTCGGCGAAGCTCTGTGCGTAGCGCGTTGCGACGGCGTCGTAGGCGTCGCGGGTGGCGGGGAGGGAGTCCAGTTCGACCATTCCGGGAATGTAGAGGGTGCCACTGACACGGGCAGCGCCCGGAGCGACGCGACTCGCATCGTGGTCAGGCAAGGCTGCGAGCCGCCCCCGGTCGCCGATGTCATTTCCCGTCCCGTTCGGTCCCGTCCCGTTCGGCG contains these protein-coding regions:
- a CDS encoding glutaredoxin domain-containing protein → MMRAWILPMLLVLSGSAVATGQIVKGSPGAAVALLLAFLVLAGVNSPLIFPRSIGAQEAQRRSAVDGRPVVFWRPGCKYCIRLRIRLGRGARQLHWVDIWRDPAGAAAVRAANDGNETVPTVVVAGRPHTNPDPGWVREQLSPSA
- a CDS encoding VOC family protein; its protein translation is MTTSVVSIIYVNDAPAAARFYGDLLGMSPSFETPGYITFDLGPGADLGLWSGQLEDLSPDVPRTSEVCLALDGGPDVLNATFEQWSSKGVTILREPYDAGFGLTFLAADPDGNRIRVAPQG
- a CDS encoding IS110 family transposase, which codes for MPEIWAGADIGKTHHHCVVINAEGKRLLSRRVANDESELLALIGDVLEISRDVLWAVDLNHGGAALLIGLLVSHGQPVAYLTGLAVHRASAAYRGEGKTDAKDAFVIADQARVRRDLGLLRPGDEIAVDLRTLTTRRLDTVFDRTRQINRLRAQLLEIFPALERALELTNRGPVMLLTGFQTPAAIRRAGASRIETWLKNRKVRGAAALAKTAVEAARAQQTALPGEKLAAAMVVRLAKGVMALDEEIAELDALIEARFREHPHAEVIRSLPGMGTKLAAEFIAATGGDMDAFGSPDRLAGFAGLAPRPRDSGRISGNLRRPRRYHRGLLRTMYLSAMVSLQCCPVSKAFYDRKRSEGKGHKQALLALARRRLNVLWAMIRDGECFHVSPPVTGVA
- a CDS encoding helix-turn-helix transcriptional regulator encodes the protein MTPDRFFTLMLLLESRDAVTTQELASALGVSLRTITRDLNWLRDAGLPVTAHRGRLGGVTMLPGAGLDLARLTPGELDHLSLTGLDEKQRAELDASAESRRALSKIAAAQPRRVHELVPLTDVVHVDSRPWRQARASGTTPASLIGAVRRGRRLRIEYDSTRESCPRDLVVDPYGLLAKAGVWYLVADRARVPRMYRLERITTWKEVDQPRRIRESQTLATVAAALIDQWEHNHAIEVSATIDRTQIERAQRIFGLRLVRDDHQESATGHRVTIRFPHLEDVRALLPFGSTITVHGPTEARAHLRDLATALAHHYAPSPTS
- a CDS encoding class I SAM-dependent methyltransferase produces the protein MVELDSLPATRDAYDAVATRYAQSFADTLRDRPLERALLAAFAESVRAGGEGEVADLGCGPGHITAHLRGLGLRAFGVDASPAMIGLARGANPELRFEVGSMTALDIADGALGGVLSRSSIIHVPPQDLPTVVAEFARVLAPGGHLLISCFATDDAAIPTQSFDHSVMTAYRWSPDCLAGLLRDVGVREIARVLCEPKPTDKRQFRELQLLAAKG